One Leptospira wolbachii serovar Codice str. CDC genomic region harbors:
- a CDS encoding sulfate/molybdate ABC transporter ATP-binding protein, translating into MPIEISNVNKTFGSFTALKSVNLTIPDGELVALLGPSGSGKTTLLRIIAGLEEPSSGKVEFVGENLSKSRIQNGEVGFVFQHYALFRHMTIAENIGFGLEVRPKALRPSKKEIAEKVSKLLTLIQLEKFHNRYPHELSGGQRQRVALARALAIEPKFLLLDEPFGALDAKVRKELRNWLRRLHDEIHITSVFVTHDQEEALEVSDRIVILNQGQLEQVGSPDEVYNKPKSPFVFHFLGDVNLFHGRIEEGKTKIGDFALESSEHQDIKESVAVAYVRPYDVEIVREADQGIAAEIQYIHSTGRNVRVELKRIDTGTLIESVLEQEIYRILNLLPGETVYLRIKKAKVYVEDFSI; encoded by the coding sequence ATGCCGATTGAAATTAGTAATGTTAATAAAACCTTTGGGTCGTTCACTGCTTTAAAAAGTGTCAACCTAACCATTCCCGATGGAGAACTTGTGGCCTTACTGGGTCCTTCGGGATCTGGGAAAACTACCTTACTTCGAATCATCGCTGGTCTCGAAGAGCCCTCTTCTGGCAAAGTGGAGTTTGTCGGTGAAAATTTATCCAAGTCCAGAATTCAAAATGGGGAAGTCGGATTTGTTTTCCAACACTATGCCCTCTTTCGTCACATGACCATTGCCGAAAACATTGGCTTTGGATTAGAAGTAAGACCCAAAGCCTTACGACCTTCTAAAAAAGAAATTGCAGAAAAAGTTTCGAAATTACTGACCCTCATCCAACTGGAAAAGTTCCACAACCGTTACCCTCATGAATTATCAGGAGGCCAACGCCAACGAGTGGCCCTGGCCCGTGCTCTTGCCATTGAACCAAAATTTTTACTGCTGGATGAACCCTTTGGTGCGCTCGATGCCAAGGTGAGAAAAGAACTCAGAAACTGGCTGCGCCGCCTCCATGATGAAATTCATATTACCAGTGTTTTTGTGACTCACGACCAAGAAGAAGCGCTCGAAGTGAGTGATCGGATCGTCATCTTAAACCAAGGACAATTGGAACAAGTAGGAAGTCCGGACGAAGTGTACAACAAACCCAAGTCCCCTTTTGTTTTCCACTTTTTGGGAGACGTGAATCTTTTCCATGGCCGAATCGAAGAAGGAAAAACCAAAATTGGAGACTTTGCTCTCGAAAGTTCGGAACACCAAGACATAAAAGAATCCGTAGCCGTTGCTTATGTTCGGCCGTACGATGTAGAAATTGTCCGAGAAGCAGACCAAGGCATTGCCGCAGAAATCCAATACATCCATTCCACGGGAAGGAATGTGCGAGTGGAGCTGAAACGAATCGACACAGGAACTCTCATCGAATCCGTCTTGGAACAGGAAATTTACCGGATCTTAAACCTTTTGCCTGGAGAAACCGTCTATTTAAGGATTAAAAAAGCAAAAGTTTACGTAGAAGACTTCTCTATCTAG
- a CDS encoding phosphoadenylyl-sulfate reductase, with amino-acid sequence MGNLEVLTETYTSLSLEQGLRQLSLDYPGKVVFTTSFGLEDQAITHAILSNQIDIRIATLDTGRLFQETYDVWQKTNIRYGAKIEAFYPNEKEIKDFVEQNGPNAFYDSLDLRKECCRIRKLVPLDLILKNTEVWVTGLRKDQSGFRTEMSIFESDPQRNLIKYQPLLLWSFEDTWKYIREHNVPYNLLHDKGFPSIGCAPCTRAIEPGEDFRAGRWWWEQESKKECGLHWVDGKLTPKKG; translated from the coding sequence ATGGGAAATTTGGAAGTTTTGACAGAAACCTATACCTCCCTCTCGCTCGAACAGGGTTTAAGACAATTGAGTTTGGACTATCCAGGAAAAGTCGTTTTTACGACGAGCTTCGGATTGGAAGACCAAGCCATCACTCACGCCATCCTTTCAAACCAAATCGACATTCGGATTGCTACGCTGGATACAGGAAGGCTCTTCCAAGAGACTTATGATGTTTGGCAAAAAACAAACATTCGTTATGGGGCAAAAATCGAAGCCTTTTATCCGAACGAAAAAGAAATTAAAGACTTTGTAGAGCAAAATGGTCCGAATGCTTTTTATGATTCTTTAGATTTAAGAAAAGAATGTTGCCGTATTCGTAAACTGGTTCCTCTCGATCTCATTTTAAAAAATACAGAAGTATGGGTCACGGGTCTACGAAAAGACCAATCAGGATTTCGAACAGAGATGTCCATTTTCGAATCTGATCCCCAAAGAAATTTAATCAAATACCAACCACTACTCCTATGGTCCTTTGAAGATACCTGGAAATACATTCGCGAACACAATGTACCTTACAATCTTCTACACGACAAAGGTTTCCCAAGTATTGGCTGTGCCCCTTGTACCAGGGCCATTGAACCGGGAGAAGACTTTCGTGCAGGCCGTTGGTGGTGGGAACAAGAATCAAAGAAAGAGTGCGGTTTACATTGGGTAGACGGCAAACTCACACCAAAAAAAGGATAA
- the cysD gene encoding sulfate adenylyltransferase subunit CysD: MTDLHRLSHLDQLESEAIYILREVAAQFERPALLFSGGKDSICLVHLALKAFRPGKFPFPLVHIDTGHNFDEALKFRDDLAEKTGEKLVVRFVQDSIDQGKAVEEKGKFPSRNGIQAVTLLDTIAEFKFDACIGGARRDEEKARAKERIFSVRDEFGSWDPKLQRPELWNIYNGKIHVGENVRVFPISNWTELDVWEYIRKENIELPSLYFSHQREIVWREDLVFPVSKFITLDNSDKVETRTVRFRTVGDMTCTAAVESEANTIDDIIREIQVSRTTERGSRLDDKRSEAAMEDRKKGGYF; this comes from the coding sequence ATGACCGATTTACATCGACTTTCTCATTTAGACCAACTCGAATCGGAAGCCATCTACATCTTACGAGAAGTGGCAGCCCAATTCGAAAGACCGGCCCTCCTTTTTTCTGGCGGTAAAGATTCGATTTGTCTCGTACATCTTGCACTCAAAGCTTTTCGTCCAGGAAAATTTCCTTTTCCTCTGGTTCATATTGATACAGGGCATAACTTTGATGAGGCGCTTAAATTTAGAGATGATTTGGCAGAAAAAACTGGTGAAAAACTGGTTGTGCGTTTTGTCCAAGACTCCATCGACCAAGGCAAAGCAGTCGAAGAAAAAGGAAAGTTCCCGAGTCGAAACGGAATCCAAGCGGTGACACTTCTCGATACCATTGCGGAATTCAAATTTGATGCTTGTATCGGTGGAGCTCGCCGCGATGAAGAAAAAGCTCGCGCTAAAGAAAGAATTTTTTCTGTTCGAGATGAATTTGGATCTTGGGATCCTAAATTACAACGCCCAGAACTTTGGAATATCTACAATGGAAAAATCCATGTAGGGGAAAACGTTCGTGTGTTCCCGATTAGTAACTGGACAGAACTAGATGTTTGGGAATACATTCGGAAAGAAAACATTGAACTCCCATCCCTTTACTTTTCCCACCAAAGAGAAATTGTATGGCGAGAAGACCTAGTGTTTCCGGTATCAAAATTCATCACATTAGACAATTCCGATAAAGTTGAAACTAGAACCGTTCGGTTCCGGACTGTCGGGGATATGACTTGTACTGCAGCTGTAGAATCAGAAGCCAATACCATCGATGATATCATTCGAGAGATTCAAGTTTCAAGGACAACAGAAAGAGGATCTCGTTTGGATGACAAACGCTCCGAAGCAGCCATGGAAGATAGAAAGAAAGGCGGATACTTTTAA
- a CDS encoding sulfate adenylyltransferase subunit 1, giving the protein MDILRFITAGSVDDGKSTLIGRLLYDSKSIFQDQLEAIEKAGQVNGQINLALLTDGLKAEREQGITIDVAYKYFSTPKRKFIIADAPGHVQYTRNMVTGASNSDLAIILIDARKGVIEQTYRHSYIVSLLRIPYVVVCVNKMDLVDFSEEVFLNIQKQYLEFAKDLDLKSIHFLPISALNGDNVVDLSSSMPWWKEKSLLGFLEDIELHTEEESPAPRFPVQNVIRPQTPEYHDYRGYAGQIRSGHFTVGDSITVLPSGLKSKIKAIDTYAGSLKTAYSPMSVAIRLEDEIDVSRGDMIVVSGQEPTTSQDLEAHICWMDQKVMTPGSKYLFRQTTNSVKASIRTLEYRVETSTHEKKEQANLGLNEIGKVTIRTAKPVAYDPYSKIRGTGSFILVDEGTNQTVAAGMLL; this is encoded by the coding sequence ATGGATATTTTACGTTTTATTACTGCAGGTAGTGTGGATGATGGGAAATCAACTCTCATTGGTCGATTGTTATACGATAGTAAATCCATTTTTCAAGACCAACTAGAGGCCATTGAAAAAGCCGGACAAGTCAATGGACAAATCAACCTAGCCCTTCTCACTGACGGTTTAAAAGCCGAAAGAGAACAAGGAATCACCATCGATGTTGCTTATAAATATTTCTCCACACCCAAAAGAAAGTTTATCATCGCCGATGCACCGGGCCACGTCCAATACACAAGAAATATGGTGACTGGAGCCTCTAACTCTGACCTTGCGATCATATTAATTGATGCAAGGAAAGGTGTGATCGAACAAACCTATCGCCATTCCTATATTGTATCTCTACTTCGAATTCCGTATGTTGTTGTTTGTGTGAACAAAATGGACTTGGTAGATTTCTCTGAAGAAGTATTTTTAAATATCCAAAAACAATATTTGGAATTTGCCAAAGATTTAGATTTAAAATCCATCCATTTCCTTCCGATCTCTGCACTGAATGGAGACAATGTGGTGGATCTATCCTCCTCTATGCCTTGGTGGAAAGAAAAATCGCTTCTTGGATTTTTAGAAGACATCGAACTTCATACAGAAGAAGAGTCTCCTGCTCCCAGATTTCCTGTACAAAATGTAATTCGACCACAGACCCCTGAATACCATGACTACCGAGGTTATGCGGGACAAATCCGTAGTGGTCACTTTACTGTGGGAGATTCAATAACCGTATTACCGAGTGGACTCAAATCCAAAATCAAAGCCATTGATACTTATGCAGGTTCCTTAAAAACTGCCTATTCTCCTATGTCTGTGGCCATTCGCTTGGAAGATGAAATCGATGTGAGCCGAGGCGATATGATTGTTGTCAGTGGACAAGAACCTACAACCTCACAAGATTTAGAAGCGCATATCTGTTGGATGGACCAGAAGGTAATGACTCCTGGATCCAAATATTTATTCCGCCAAACCACCAATTCCGTAAAAGCCTCCATTCGTACTTTGGAATATAGGGTGGAAACAAGCACTCACGAAAAGAAAGAACAGGCAAATCTCGGCCTCAATGAAATTGGCAAGGTGACCATCCGAACAGCAAAACCTGTGGCCTATGACCCCTATTCCAAAATCCGTGGGACAGGAAGTTTCATCTTAGTGGATGAAGGGACCAACCAAACCGTGGCGGCAGGAATGTTATTGTAG
- a CDS encoding TauD/TfdA family dioxygenase: MSQATTTATKWIQKSFLGETKLPIVYEPSEEKNILDLTHWVKKNQTEWREDLKTYGAILFRGFPVHEASDFQSILFATDEKLGEFYLGTSPRDQVVKHVFTASELPPHYPIMQHAEMSFLDNPPKLLFFYAEKASETGGETPLTDLREVYKDIDPKIKAKIQKHGIRYRRRYDGPSKKARFSLWKTKRWDEMFGTTNLDEVKKISDQNRFHLDWFGLDSLTITNEQSGFRIHPEAKTTAWHNHSQTFHYQAAVSEVWKIFKRQKTFRSLGVAILLTLLTTIKRISGEQSHDVHVTYGNGEEISAKEMKSITDVFWKHLVAIPWQTGDVLIIDNFSLSHGRLPFTGPRRILVGWSE; the protein is encoded by the coding sequence ATGAGCCAAGCCACCACAACTGCAACAAAATGGATCCAGAAATCTTTCCTCGGGGAGACCAAACTTCCCATAGTTTATGAACCCTCTGAGGAAAAGAACATACTTGATCTAACCCATTGGGTCAAAAAAAACCAGACGGAATGGAGAGAGGACCTAAAGACCTATGGAGCCATCCTCTTTCGTGGTTTTCCAGTCCACGAGGCATCCGACTTCCAATCCATCCTTTTTGCCACTGACGAAAAACTGGGTGAGTTCTATCTGGGAACTTCACCAAGGGATCAGGTCGTCAAACATGTGTTTACTGCAAGTGAACTTCCTCCCCACTACCCAATCATGCAACATGCCGAGATGAGTTTTCTCGACAATCCTCCTAAACTTTTATTTTTTTACGCAGAAAAAGCATCAGAGACTGGTGGTGAAACACCTCTTACCGATCTTAGAGAAGTTTATAAAGACATAGACCCAAAGATCAAAGCAAAGATTCAAAAACATGGAATTCGTTATAGAAGACGTTACGATGGTCCTTCCAAAAAAGCACGATTCTCTCTCTGGAAAACCAAACGTTGGGATGAAATGTTTGGAACCACAAATTTAGATGAAGTAAAAAAGATCTCTGATCAAAATAGATTTCATTTGGATTGGTTTGGTTTAGATTCTTTAACTATTACTAACGAACAATCAGGCTTTCGCATCCATCCAGAAGCAAAAACAACTGCTTGGCACAACCATTCGCAAACATTTCATTACCAAGCAGCAGTGAGTGAGGTTTGGAAGATATTCAAACGGCAAAAAACATTTCGTTCTTTAGGTGTTGCCATTTTGCTTACACTCCTAACGACCATTAAAAGAATTTCAGGGGAACAGTCCCATGATGTTCATGTGACTTATGGAAATGGAGAGGAGATCTCAGCAAAAGAAATGAAATCCATAACGGATGTTTTTTGGAAACATTTGGTAGCAATCCCTTGGCAAACTGGTGATGTTCTTATCATTGATAACTTTTCTCTTTCTCATGGAAGACTCCCATTTACAGGACCACGTCGAATCCTCGTGGGTTGGTCAGAATAA
- a CDS encoding bile acid:sodium symporter family protein, with amino-acid sequence MDINSVRLNFNKDSVYLINALIGFIMFGIALELKLQDFRHLLRHPKPAFVGLFSQYILLPIATLLIIWVINPHPGLALGMVLVAACPGGNMSNFFTHLAKGNLALSVSLTTFSSALAFILTPLGFFFWGNLLPVTREYLKSISVSPYEILVSVTLLLLIPLILGIIFQKLFPKLTHTVKRAVQRVSVLLLAFFIVGALATNWKFFKEYIHLLFGLVFIMNLAGLSLGYYFAKLFRLPLGDRKTVAIETGIQNSSLGLAIVFNFFDGLGGMAMICAWWGIWHLIAGAAIATYWNKTSKVSES; translated from the coding sequence ATGGATATCAATTCAGTTCGCCTCAACTTTAACAAAGACTCTGTCTATTTAATCAATGCTCTCATTGGTTTTATAATGTTTGGGATTGCCTTGGAACTAAAGTTACAAGATTTTCGCCATCTTTTACGTCATCCCAAACCGGCGTTTGTTGGTCTATTTAGCCAATACATTTTGTTACCGATTGCCACACTCCTTATCATTTGGGTTATTAATCCGCATCCTGGCCTTGCTCTCGGCATGGTTCTTGTGGCAGCCTGCCCTGGTGGGAATATGTCCAATTTTTTCACTCATCTAGCCAAAGGAAACTTAGCACTTTCTGTAAGCCTAACAACCTTCTCTTCTGCCCTAGCCTTTATCCTAACACCACTTGGATTTTTCTTTTGGGGAAATTTGCTTCCTGTGACTCGGGAGTATCTCAAGTCAATTTCAGTAAGTCCTTACGAAATTTTGGTCTCAGTAACTTTGTTACTTCTTATTCCTTTGATACTTGGAATTATCTTTCAGAAACTATTTCCAAAACTCACTCATACAGTCAAACGTGCGGTCCAAAGGGTTTCTGTTTTGTTACTCGCATTCTTTATTGTGGGTGCACTTGCCACCAATTGGAAATTTTTCAAAGAATACATCCACCTTCTCTTTGGGCTTGTTTTTATTATGAACTTGGCAGGTCTTTCTCTCGGATATTACTTTGCCAAACTTTTCCGTTTGCCACTTGGCGATAGAAAGACAGTCGCAATTGAAACAGGAATTCAAAACTCGAGCCTTGGTCTTGCGATTGTTTTTAATTTCTTTGATGGCCTCGGTGGAATGGCAATGATTTGCGCATGGTGGGGAATTTGGCACCTGATTGCCGGTGCCGCCATTGCTACTTACTGGAACAAAACTTCGAAGGTATCAGAATCTTAA
- a CDS encoding NADPH-dependent assimilatory sulfite reductase hemoprotein subunit: MAEQKKETLAEKVKRLSRGLRGSLSDSLKDEHTGSLRSDDQLLLKFHGMYQQDDRDRREERAAKKLERLYSFMIRLRIPGGMIGPVHWEALHNVAGENSTGTIKITTRQTVQLHGILKSKIKPTIKAFDSVFLDSIAACGDVNRNVTCTSNPATSPLHKEVFGYAGEISRSLLPKTRAYYEIWLDENLLAEKEEPEDPLYKDVYLPRKFKIAIAIPPYNDVDLFTNDIGLIAIIENGQLIGFNVAVGGGLGTTHGNADTYPRVGTVFGYIPKKDILKVVYEIVTVQRDFGNREDRKLSRLKYTLDRLGVEFYKREVEKRVGISFEPAKEYQFTQRSDDFGWKQDAAGNWHYTVFVENGRVCDEHGYNLKTALLEVSKTRRATFRFTCNQNLILSDIFPKDKDLIESILVKFGVHRKTSEISQIRKNSIACVALSTCSLALAEGQRYLPSLIDKIEPILGKHGLSNEPVSIRMTGCPNGCARPYIAEIGLVGTSYGKYNLHLGADAEGYRLNKKYKDDLDETAILSELDGLFGRFSKERNTKESFGDYINRIGILN, translated from the coding sequence ATGGCAGAACAAAAAAAAGAAACATTAGCAGAAAAAGTAAAACGCCTCAGTCGAGGACTTAGAGGTTCACTCAGTGACAGTTTGAAAGACGAACATACTGGATCTTTACGTTCCGATGACCAACTTCTACTGAAGTTCCACGGAATGTACCAACAAGATGACAGGGACCGCAGAGAAGAACGTGCCGCCAAAAAATTAGAACGTTTGTATTCCTTTATGATTCGGTTGCGTATCCCCGGAGGAATGATTGGACCTGTGCACTGGGAAGCCTTACACAATGTGGCTGGTGAAAATTCAACTGGCACAATCAAAATTACAACGCGCCAAACTGTCCAACTTCATGGGATTCTAAAATCAAAAATCAAACCTACCATCAAAGCTTTTGATTCTGTATTTTTAGATTCGATTGCAGCTTGTGGGGACGTAAATCGTAACGTAACTTGTACATCCAATCCTGCCACAAGTCCCTTACACAAAGAAGTGTTTGGGTATGCGGGTGAGATCAGTCGCTCTCTTCTCCCAAAAACAAGGGCCTATTATGAGATTTGGCTGGATGAAAATCTTTTAGCGGAAAAAGAAGAACCAGAAGATCCATTATATAAAGATGTATACCTTCCTCGTAAGTTTAAAATTGCGATTGCGATTCCCCCTTACAACGATGTGGATCTTTTTACCAATGATATTGGCCTTATTGCTATCATTGAGAATGGCCAACTCATTGGATTCAATGTGGCAGTGGGTGGGGGTCTTGGAACCACTCATGGAAATGCAGACACCTATCCAAGAGTGGGAACTGTATTTGGATATATTCCTAAAAAAGATATCTTAAAAGTCGTTTATGAAATTGTCACCGTCCAAAGAGATTTTGGAAACAGGGAAGATCGAAAACTTTCCCGTTTGAAATACACCTTGGATCGGTTAGGTGTTGAGTTTTACAAACGAGAAGTGGAGAAACGTGTTGGGATTAGTTTCGAACCGGCAAAAGAATACCAATTCACGCAAAGATCGGATGACTTTGGCTGGAAACAGGACGCAGCAGGTAACTGGCATTATACTGTTTTTGTGGAAAATGGTCGTGTTTGTGATGAACATGGTTATAATCTAAAAACGGCGTTACTCGAAGTTTCCAAAACAAGAAGAGCCACATTCCGTTTCACTTGTAACCAGAACCTAATTCTCTCTGATATTTTTCCTAAAGATAAAGACCTAATTGAATCTATTCTTGTGAAATTTGGAGTCCATCGCAAAACCAGTGAAATTTCACAAATCCGTAAGAATTCTATTGCTTGCGTAGCACTTAGCACTTGTTCCTTGGCTCTTGCCGAAGGACAAAGATACCTACCGAGCCTTATCGATAAAATTGAACCCATTCTTGGCAAACATGGACTTAGTAATGAACCCGTATCAATCCGAATGACAGGTTGTCCGAATGGATGTGCAAGGCCATATATTGCTGAGATTGGCCTTGTGGGAACTTCTTATGGTAAATACAACTTACATCTGGGTGCAGATGCGGAAGGATACCGACTCAATAAAAAATATAAAGATGATTTAGATGAGACGGCAATTTTATCCGAGTTAGATGGACTCTTTGGTAGATTTTCAAAAGAAAGAAATACCAAAGAATCCTTTGGAGACTATATCAATCGTATCGGAATCTTAAATTAA
- a CDS encoding diflavin oxidoreductase, with protein sequence MLSDEKRNRFLQLLKESTKDEWVWMSGYLSALTQPSIGGSSVDVSFTPPVSIDSGNDPLHGNLKTQPIQCSVVYGTETGNSKKLGTELVKKLKELGVSAKLKSTDTYKAKDLKEEEYLFVIVSTHGDGEPPQAAKPFIQILADSKDSLAKVKFAVLGLGDTSYPLFCQTGEDVDSMLSKLGAERIQPLGKCDVDFDLVAKPWMSELISQLNARSKTATTQNTTQTQTPIAKPASGGKVVYEGSVVTNIVLNDIGASKSTRHIEIKTPVPIDYQPGDSAGFLAYNRDEEVNRILSLLKTDRESRVTYKGETWMAYDLFRKKVSVRFLPDRVIQKYATLVGKEIPSGKTDLDVLLTLHPSEKKIELQTLVDVLEPIVPRYYSIASSPSAHGEDEVHLTVAEVEIETFTGIKTGFCSGFLAELKEGEVVPFFIQRNNSFRLPSPDTDIIMIGPGTGVAPFRSFLFEREQNAGNGRNWLFFGERNFVSDFYYQTELLELMDTGVLHRLNAAFSRDTKQKVYVQDRMGENAAELLKWIENGAVIYLCGSKDPMSKDVDRKLIEILSERTFDTGKDASDYLKELEEAGRYIKDVY encoded by the coding sequence ATGCTATCCGATGAGAAACGCAATCGATTTTTACAACTACTGAAGGAATCCACCAAAGACGAATGGGTGTGGATGTCTGGATATTTGTCTGCTCTGACTCAACCGAGCATCGGGGGCAGCAGCGTGGATGTTTCCTTCACACCTCCTGTAAGTATTGATTCAGGGAATGATCCTTTACATGGAAATTTAAAAACCCAACCCATCCAATGTAGTGTTGTGTATGGAACAGAAACAGGAAATTCCAAAAAACTAGGAACAGAGCTTGTTAAAAAATTAAAGGAACTAGGTGTCTCCGCCAAACTAAAAAGTACAGATACATACAAAGCCAAGGACCTGAAAGAAGAAGAGTATTTATTTGTTATCGTATCGACTCATGGAGATGGGGAACCACCGCAAGCAGCCAAACCATTCATTCAAATTTTGGCAGACTCAAAAGATTCGTTAGCAAAAGTAAAGTTCGCTGTACTTGGGTTAGGTGATACAAGTTATCCATTGTTTTGCCAAACCGGTGAAGATGTCGATTCAATGCTTTCCAAATTGGGTGCAGAACGTATCCAACCTCTTGGAAAATGTGATGTAGATTTTGATTTAGTAGCAAAACCTTGGATGAGTGAACTCATTTCACAACTAAATGCTCGATCGAAAACCGCTACAACTCAAAACACAACCCAGACACAAACCCCAATAGCGAAACCCGCTTCCGGTGGAAAGGTAGTCTACGAAGGTTCTGTTGTCACGAATATTGTTTTAAATGATATAGGTGCTAGTAAATCCACAAGACATATCGAAATCAAAACACCTGTTCCTATTGATTACCAACCAGGGGACAGTGCTGGTTTTCTTGCATACAATCGTGATGAGGAAGTGAACCGAATTTTATCTTTATTAAAAACGGATCGTGAGTCCCGCGTTACCTATAAAGGGGAAACCTGGATGGCTTATGATTTGTTTCGTAAAAAAGTATCGGTTCGTTTTTTACCAGATCGAGTGATTCAAAAATATGCGACACTTGTAGGAAAAGAAATCCCTTCCGGGAAAACAGATTTAGATGTACTTCTGACGCTTCATCCTTCGGAAAAAAAAATAGAACTCCAAACACTCGTAGATGTTTTAGAACCCATTGTTCCGAGATATTATTCTATCGCTTCGAGTCCATCTGCCCATGGGGAAGATGAAGTTCACCTAACGGTTGCAGAAGTAGAGATAGAAACCTTTACAGGTATTAAAACTGGTTTTTGTTCGGGATTTTTAGCGGAATTAAAAGAGGGAGAAGTGGTTCCCTTCTTTATCCAAAGAAACAATTCCTTCCGATTGCCAAGTCCTGATACGGATATTATTATGATTGGGCCAGGAACTGGTGTTGCTCCTTTTAGAAGTTTTTTATTTGAAAGGGAACAGAATGCTGGGAATGGACGGAACTGGTTATTTTTTGGAGAACGAAACTTTGTCTCTGATTTTTATTACCAGACAGAACTTTTAGAGTTAATGGATACAGGCGTATTACATAGATTAAATGCTGCATTCTCTAGAGATACAAAACAAAAAGTATATGTGCAAGATCGTATGGGTGAAAATGCCGCAGAACTTTTAAAGTGGATCGAAAATGGAGCAGTGATTTATCTTTGCGGATCCAAAGACCCAATGAGTAAAGATGTAGACCGCAAACTCATTGAAATTCTTTCAGAAAGAACATTTGATACAGGAAAAGATGCTTCCGATTATTTAAAAGAATTGGAAGAAGCCGGTCGCTACATTAAGGACGTTTACTGA
- the cobA gene encoding uroporphyrinogen-III C-methyltransferase has protein sequence MSSNKTEHGFVSFVSGGPGPIDLLTFRGRNRIESADVILYDALLDPEFLDLFPENAQILYVGKRANEHARTQPEINSLLVEFAKEGKRVVRLKGGDASIFGRLAEEIQSLEEVGIPFEVVPGVSSVTTGVADLGLSLTVRGISRQIIILDGHTILEDERSWIGMENFLGTIAILMGSKKTRELAERLIQKGIKDTTPIVLAENVGSINPTYTTSILADTLLDGIQKQSSGPGILYVGEAIRPLLHRKDKIQKFTLTSLFAE, from the coding sequence ATGTCCTCCAATAAGACAGAACATGGATTTGTCAGTTTTGTGAGTGGTGGCCCAGGCCCCATTGACCTTTTGACCTTCCGAGGCCGAAACCGAATTGAATCTGCCGATGTCATTCTCTACGACGCCCTCCTCGATCCCGAATTTTTAGACCTATTTCCGGAGAATGCCCAGATCCTTTATGTGGGAAAAAGAGCAAACGAACATGCCCGCACCCAACCAGAAATCAATTCATTGTTAGTCGAATTTGCAAAAGAAGGAAAACGAGTGGTGCGCTTGAAAGGCGGAGACGCTTCCATTTTCGGGAGGCTTGCCGAGGAAATCCAAAGCTTGGAAGAAGTCGGGATTCCTTTTGAAGTGGTTCCCGGTGTGAGTTCGGTAACGACTGGAGTCGCAGACTTAGGTCTCTCACTCACCGTTCGCGGAATTTCCAGACAAATCATTATTCTCGATGGACACACTATCTTGGAAGATGAACGAAGTTGGATCGGGATGGAGAATTTTTTAGGAACTATCGCCATTCTCATGGGCAGTAAAAAAACAAGGGAACTCGCAGAAAGATTAATCCAAAAAGGAATCAAAGATACAACTCCCATTGTTCTTGCTGAAAATGTCGGAAGTATAAATCCAACTTATACAACATCGATTCTCGCAGATACTCTGTTAGACGGAATTCAAAAACAATCTTCTGGCCCTGGAATCCTTTATGTGGGAGAAGCAATCCGTCCCCTACTCCATCGAAAAGATAAAATTCAAAAATTTACACTCACAAGTTTATTTGCAGAATGA